Within Syngnathus scovelli strain Florida chromosome 22, RoL_Ssco_1.2, whole genome shotgun sequence, the genomic segment GCGAGCCTCGTCCGTCATCCACGTCTATATGTgccacaaaaaaatcaaaaacattATTCTGTTGCATtcaattttaaaatgatttaaataTCCGCTCACCTCTGGGAGTGCGTGCTTCGTGTAGTCCCACATGAGGATGTGTAGGAAAGCCGCATTGAGGACTTGGAAGGGTCCAGGCAAGCACGGTTGTCCTTTTCCCCAGTTGCTGGGCATGGTGGACAGAAGCTCCTCAAAAGTCCTTTTGATCCAAGCGGCGGTGTTGTCCAAAGCACCTGAAGGTGACACAGGAGACGTCACGGATGTCCTCACTCGGTGGAGGTTTTGTTAGAAGTCCACTCACCGGGCGTCTTGTCCAGGATGCTCTGGAAGGTCGCCCTCTCGTACTCCACGCTTTGCTTCTGCATGACGGGCCGCAGGTTGTTGATGGTCAGGTTCACAAAGTCGGCCTTCATCAGGTCGATCACACGGAAGATCTCCCTAGTGGACGTTGAGCAGGCATCAACGTGGATTCTTTGCAGGAGACACACACGGGGTGTTTTACCTGAAGATCGTCACAATGTTGTCCGTGCTCTCCTTTAGCTTCTTGATCTCCTGGTCGCGGACGGGCGCGCACAGCTTCCCCATGACGCCGATAATGTACGAAGCGAGGCCCGCGATGTCCACGGCGTCGTTGTCCACCTGCTGCCTGATCAGGTCCATGTCCAGCACCTCCAGGATTTGTGTCCGCATGCGGTTGGCGCCGGGGTTGAGGAAGGATAGCAAAATCTAGCCGGCAAAGTGTAACCtcagctttttttctgtcttttatacaaaaaaaattattttgtacCTCTCGGATTTCCTCCAGCAGCTTGATGGCCTGCTGGTACTCGGGCGGGTCATCATTCAACTCGGTCTCTAGGATGTCCCAGAATGCCTTGTGGACGTTGTCGCGGACCATCTTCCATAAACTAAAAACACAGGAGATGAACATTGCtcaactttaattttttttttttatctttaattGGATGATCCCTAGCAAGAATGTGACGTTGAGAAGTTACTACCTATGTCAACTTTTAACCAAACTATTAACTGCCTTTGTCGTGCTCAACTAAATGTCCAATAAAATGTGTTCGGAAACAATAATTACGTTGTCTCGACTGAGTCACAAAGTCACAAATCTGGGTGTGTTTGCCTTAGCTATTATTCTATTATGTGTGTGGTAACAGCTTCCACAAACTAGTAGAAGTGGTTTGACATTGTTCTGCCTGTCGCAACATGTCGGAGATATGAACAAAGATGCATTCTTTATATTCAATATGCTTTTTAGATGATCCATCCATTACCTGAACTGCAATTAAATAAAATCAGGTACTGTAGTTGGGAATCGCTGCTTCAGTTTACCGCCCAACATTTTCTCAACTTATACGATTTGTTTCACCTACTACTTTCCAGGAGAGCAAGCAGCCCCGACTTGTTCCACGACGCAGTGCAAATATTTGTGGGTGGCGCGAACCCAAATGAGCGACGGTAAACGTTGATAGCTTTACAAGCGTGATGACAACCTGTCCTCGGGCAAGGTGTTGGGCTCCAGGTGGAAGTTGCGGTTGACGACTATCTCGTGGAACAAGCTGAGGTTGGAGAGGTCTCTGGCGGAGCCCATTACCTCGTCCAGGGTGAGCGTCTTGGGAGGGCTTGCTGGTAGAGGTCCCACAGAAAGTTTTATCTCCACTTCCACATTGACACGTTTAAATAAAGCCCATAAAACGTTGTAGGCACTCACAGGAGGATGAGCAGTGCTTACTGCAGCCGTCGCTGGTGAAGCTCTCGCGCGAGCAGTCGGTGTCGCTGGCCGACGCGGTGCTGTCGCAGCACCCCGACGACGACTCGCCGTCGCTGCCCTGCTCGTCGCCGCTGGAGCCGGAAGACGGACGCTCGTTGTTCAGGGGCATCTTCGAACTGCGAGGCAGAGTGTGCATTTTCATTACAAGTCAGCCCATCGCCATGGAAACGGTTGCTATATGATGCAAGCCAGAGTTAAAAACAATAGACTAACAACAGCTTGTTTTCAATGGGAATGGGATCAAATGTCTCCATGGCAATGCTGGAAAGCGGAGGGCTCCTCTACTGTAGGATCCAGTTACATTGGAGTTCTTCTCAAAGtaaaagtgtgacaaaaaaTATTCCCTAGATGCAGCAGGCAGCTAAGAGGGTGACATAACCCCACTGGCTCCTTTTAAGAGCTACGATTATCTGGATTATTTGAGAAGACGAAGTCTTAATTAAATGTGCACCATCACATcacgtttttttaaattgtttagaaTCCATTTCCACAATTAGACAGCTGTCTAGTATTATCTAAGGCCCACTGGAGTGCTCGTTCTGCTATCTGGAGCTAAAAATGAATGCCAACTCCCACTTTGGTTTAAAGATAGCACTTGTAAGGTGggggtcgtgtgtgtgtgtgtgtgtgtccgctgTGTGGTTCATTACATCATCTGCACAAGCAGATAGCTAGGTCACATAAAAAAGCAGCAGGCCAATTTCCACGGATTATCCAGAGTGAGTCCGGATTTGAGATTATTTCTGGCATGTGCACTTCCTTCACGACGtatcaaaacaacattttttattGGGAGTCTTATTTATACTTCACACATGTTTACTTGCAGTCTGTGGGAGAAATCATGTCATCAAATATCTACAACACAGTCAAAATGAATGTATATTGGATGAATTTCACGAGCAAAAGTGTAGAAAAGATATGGAATATCGTATAGACTCAATTGTGCATGGATAGGTATAAAAGTGTCAGAACAAAGAGGTCCAGATTGCTGCAGCACAACGTAAACAAAAACAGTGGAGAAGGAGGCGGGGCTTAACTGAATGGCCACTCCCCATTGGCTAGCGCTGCCCGTCTATCATCCCTACATGGAAAATCTTTGGTTCCGAGCACAGCACATGGACCGAAAAAACATCCAGACACGCGTGAGAACATGGTACACGTGATCTGCAGTCACTCTCCAAACAAGAAGAAAAGCCATTAAcgtattttcaaataataatttaaagcaACTAACATTTATTCACCAAGCCATCGGGACACTTTTGTTGTTTACATTCTcgcctgttgtttttttctggtgtttttttttatgtgaaacACATTGACTGTACGATTATGCTTACTTTTATGCTTCATTTGCATACCTAAACAAAAACCCACTTGTAATTTCGGTCAGGTTTatgtaaaataaacacaagctGCTGCCAATTCGACGATTCTACCACCGCAAAACTTGCATTGGAGCGAGGCATGGTTAAAACACGCACACAATAAAGTGCATTAGTACTGAGTTCTTACCTCGATTAAGTCTCCCGAGTAGGAGACTAGTAAGAAATTGTTGCCTTGTGAAACGAAGTTTTGTTGTTTCCTGTGTTGCAAGCTTGACGATTTAAAGGTCCTTCGACACTTCGGAGGAGCTTGAGGACATACGGACGAAACCATTTGTGACATACAGGGGTGGGATTTAAGAACACGGGCAAAAAGAGAAGTCCAGACTGTCATCAATTCCATAAACTATTAACAGTATTAATaaaacgggaccataaatgtttATACAAAAGATGTGCTGCACATTTTGACTGGAAGTCGAAAACACGCCTGATAAGACTACTGTACCCCCCTTAGTAAAATGGTACGCTCCCCTAGGGTTTATGTATGAGGTTTTTGTTTACGGATGTGACTTCACgaaggaaaaaaatgacaactcTCGTCATCGTAGGAGACTTTAATACACATTTacgtattccttttttttgtacGTAAACGCGTAAAGATATAATTGTCATGATTATGTGACGTGTGAATTGCAAATGGCAGTTAGGCGACTTTACCCCATCACAAAAATAAATCCACACTCTCGAACAATTGTATATTTTCCTTTATATGTACACGTTTTCATTGAACCACCTCAGATCATTATGAAATCACAAATAACACACAAATGCCAGCAGTAGAGTTTGGGAGATGCAAAATTGGAATGACCAGAAGCTTTCCAGGGAACCAGTATTTAATGAGCTGTGTGGCCAATCAGTCCAGTATGAACCATCACAAAGAATCATTAATATTGCACAAGCGTCATCACCTAAGGCCTCTCAAATTCTCTCTCACACCCAACGAAAATTGTAGAGGAGCATCCAATTAAAAAGTTTTTGAAAAGTGCACAGAACTAAATAGATTGACTTCATTTACTATTTAAAACTGAAGATGTGTAAAACAGGAATGATTTGAAGACAAAAGCTgggaggttgaaaaaaaaaaaaaaaaagacaatcaatACAAGTTTAACCCTGTAAGGCACAAGAGCCTACATTGCAccttgttagcattagcatctagCGACAAGTGATACTTCAGTCgtactgcatttaaaagaagtgGAAATGTAAATGGGTGTATTAGGTCACTGCTGCTGGAGACTGTTGCCATGGAAGCGGTCGTGGAAAAAGGCCCAACTTCCCGGATGCTACACGTCCAGCTACCTCCCTCCCGGATGTCCTCAAAGAGTCTGAATAAGGTAACTCCGATTCAAAAAGTAACTCTCAACTCCCATGTGCACCCCTTAAGAACATCAAGTAGAAAAGAGTAAGAAACCCACAGCTTTGTAGAAGACAGCATACAAGAAGTAACACGTCGCCCTTCAAATACAAATGAGGTGCAGAATGTGAGCGCGATCAAAAATAGACACAGCAAAAGTGGACCTTTTCTTTCTACTTCACAGTGGATCTTTTCAGCCAAATAAGTCTTTCAGGTCGGTGTTGGCGGACGTACCGTGCTTCAGTCCGCTTTGGTTGGCGCCAGCGGTCGTTTGAGAGAAGTTCTGGGGGCTGAAAAAAGGGTTCGCTTGCATCCCGAATGCCGCCGACGGAGCCCCCTGCAAAGCGGGCTGAGCGTTCTGCCCCGGAGAGAACTGGCCCAGCCAAGGGGTTCCGCCTAAGGGCGCCATTTGGTTGAGGGAGACTTTGGGCTTGTTGGATGTGAAAAGGCTGTCTAGCGCTGACATGTTCATCTGGCCTTGGTTTTGCGCCAGGGCGCCAAAGTTGGGGGTGCTGGTGGTGGAGGCCATGCCGCCACCGTAGACGGCGGAACCCGGCGGCCTCATGCTCATCCCGACGGCCGCCGCGGGAAAGCCCATGGCCGGGTTGAAGCCGTTGGACACCGGGGGGcccatggaggaggaggaggggaaggTGGACATGGCGGCGGGTGCCTGCGACATAGGTGCTCGAGGCGTGTTGCTCAAGGACATACTGTTCAGGGACGCCATGTTAGTGAGCAGGCTGCTGGTCAGATCTTTTgcctggggaagaaaaaaaaaaggacaagaaATAGAGTAGTAGAATAATCAGTGTCAAGGAAGTGTGTTTGAGTGGtagatggcaaaaaaaaaagaaatacctgCGAGTTGGCAGACGTGGTCGGTTTGATACTCTGTGGCGCCAGTGGCTGCTGACTCCGCAGTTTGGccgcctgctcctgctccttagCCAgtcgctgcttctcctccagagTCAGAGACATCTAAAGACAGCGTTGACAAGTTGTTGATGACCAGATGCtcgtaaaaagaaaaacaaaagtggtCATCTTACTCTGTTAGGCTGCGGGGGTGCCGCCGAGGATCCGTTCTCCTTGCCGTTCAACCCCGTGCTGCCGAAGATGTCATCGATCTGAAAAAAACATAATTGTGCTTTGATTCTAACAATGAAATCATTCAGTGACATTTCTTGCTCTCGACCGGGAAATAAACACACCTGGTGCGAAGACGGCGGGCTCTTGGTCTCCTCTGATGGCTTCTCTGTGCCAGAGATGTTCAAACTCCTGACGGGAAACAATTTTAGAAGGTCGCTTTTGTGTTGTCAACGTTTCAAATGTAAATCACCTCTGCTGCTCCTGCATGATGTGCAGCTGCTCCAGTTTGGTCTTGTGCTCGGCCTCCATGCGGCTCAGCATCTCTCGGATGACCACCATGAACGAATTAAACTGaaatgaaaaatacatttaatgacTAAAACCTTgattttacacacacaaaaaaaaaatcctacctgATTAAGGTTGAGGTTGTTGTCAATGCTAAGTGAAACCAAGTACGGCAGAGTCTTGGCAGCCAGGTTCTCCTTGGGGATGCCCAGCTTCTTGTGACTGAAGGTGCACTTGTAGATTCCTAAAGAGGTGACAGTGAGGTGgcgccccctcaaaaaaaaaagttttaaaagcTCACCCAGGATTCCCATGAGCACCGCCGGCTCCCGGGAGGGGATCTGCTGCAGgaagggcaggatctcatcaatgacaaaccactTGTCCATGTACTCCAGGATCTTCCCGAGACACACCAGCGAGTTGACGCGCACCTACGCGGCCACATGAAGAGAAACATCACGACGGGCTCGCGTGTGTTTCCGGTGCGGGCGGAAAAAGACTCACGGCGAGCGAGGACGTCTGCAGGCAGGCGGACTTGATGCGAGGGATGAGGGAGTTCTTAATGGAGGGGTAGTCGATCAGGTTGATGAACGTCGGGATGATGTTGAGGCACAGCTCCTGGAAGACGGCGCGGCACGTAAATCGGGCCAAACTCCAAACAACTATTTAAAGAGCACTGCAGAAGTCGTCCCACTaacaaagacacaaaatggccaCCTGGATCTGCACAGAAGGTGCTTCCAGGGCTCGGTAAACCATCGGCAGCACGCTGTTCTTGATGTCCTCGGCCGGCGTTTTGGTCAAGAGCAGGTCCATTTTTTGCAGGAAGATCAGCAGAATCTGCATGGGGGCACAGGCGGGAGTTAGAAATGCACTTCCTGTGCAAGAAGGTCAAACACTGGCTGAGCACCTACCATGTTACTAGCCTTAAGAAGCATGGGAGGAGATAGAAAGAAACGTCGGATGAAGAGACGAAGCGGccgctgagtgtgtgtgtgtggtctacctGGACGGGCTCCTGCTGCTTGAAGACGGGCGTGAGGTCAGGCAGGACGAAGCGGACGTACTCGTCCTTGGTGCACTCCTCGGCGATGAGCAGCACGTTGGGCAGCACGAAGGGGACCATGTCCGGGTTGACGAACTCCGAGGTGAGCGAGGGAAGGATGCGGTACACCACCACTCTCTTATGGAGACAAAGCGGCAAGTTCTCATTTTCCATTCTCATGATGCCGTTCATCTAAGGTTTACCTTGGGGAGTTTTGGCAGGACTTTGGGGAGGCTCTTGTAGAACTGCGacttctgcagattgtctctctGGAAGAGCGAGTCAAAGTACTGCAGCGTCACCGCCCCCACGTCATCAAAAAATGGAATCTGTTTCATTCAGACGGGAGGAATTTATTAGACGGGCGCGAGACGAGGATGATCATCAGGCGCCGAGGCCGACCTTGGTGATCTGGTCGGCGTCGGGGCGCACGTTGGGCGTGACGCTGAGGAGCATTTTCACATGGTCGCGCACCTCCTCTGGAATCTTGTTCAACAGCGCCGGACTTATGTTGGTGAGCTgcgacaaaacaaaatggtcaGCACGTCAACCGGTTTTTGCGTGGTCGTCCCTCGGCGGTCACCTGATCCAACTGCCGGCTGAAGCTTTTGAAGATGTCGTGCTTGTTGACGGCGAAGACGGGCTTGCCCTCGTTGAAGATGGCGTGCGCCACCACGCCCAGCGAGTACATGTCGGAGGCCGTGTCGCAGCTGACCGACAGGATGTATTCGGGCGCCAGGTACTCGGGgttgggcaggcacagcggcggcaGGTTGGGTTCCCATTCCTTACACGAGTATTTGGGCTGTCGACAAAATTAATCTTATGATTTGAACTCGTTTCGAAAAAGTGGATTGTGTCTCTTTTCACTCACATCAGCGTCTGACGGGTTGCTGGATGAAATACTGAAATCAAAGCCCATAATTTTCCACGATCCACTCTTATTGAGAATGATGTTCTCCGGACACAAGTTCCCGTGGACCATCTTTACTCCACTGTGCAGGAAGGACAAACCCTCCGAGATCTAAAATGACAATGAAAAGGAGACTCAAAGACACGATTTTGAATCCGATAgtgtttggggattttttttcctctcacctGGAGCAGGCCGTACTTGGTTTCCACGTCGTA encodes:
- the tcp11l2 gene encoding T-complex protein 11-like protein 2; the encoded protein is MPLNNERPSSGSSGDEQGSDGESSSGCCDSTASASDTDCSRESFTSDGCSKHCSSSSSPPKTLTLDEVMGSARDLSNLSLFHEIVVNRNFHLEPNTLPEDSLWKMVRDNVHKAFWDILETELNDDPPEYQQAIKLLEEIREILLSFLNPGANRMRTQILEVLDMDLIRQQVDNDAVDIAGLASYIIGVMGKLCAPVRDQEIKKLKESTDNIVTIFREIFRVIDLMKADFVNLTINNLRPVMQKQSVEYERATFQSILDKTPGALDNTAAWIKRTFEELLSTMPSNWGKGQPCLPGPFQVLNAAFLHILMWDYTKHALPETWMTDEARLREMQSQLKRWQAVNEVLLIVHSTVGGPVQGVAVLSERLKRMTAVLLDHMHNPTFNLQEALVGVSAQICSELNKSLAERGYPTLSPALQATLTGQISGIAHKDNPIRTLVEDRVQHYFTVLICDPKPQAKLEQTPAGLSAIHSELVSLATRFLSLVNYNKAVYGPFYADIIRKLMFANSPSPPSASSSLPKDTVAAE
- the scyl2 gene encoding SCY1-like protein 2 isoform X2 yields the protein MESMLNKLKSTVTKVTADVTSAVMGNPVTREFEVGRHIASGGPGMCWRIYNGTKKSTKQEVAVFVFDKKMIDKYQKFDKDQILDSLKRGVQQLTRLRHPRLLTVQHPLEESRDCLAFCTEPVFASLSNVLGHWDNLPSPVPKDIKEYKLYDVETKYGLLQISEGLSFLHSGVKMVHGNLCPENIILNKSGSWKIMGFDFSISSSNPSDADPKYSCKEWEPNLPPLCLPNPEYLAPEYILSVSCDTASDMYSLGVVAHAIFNEGKPVFAVNKHDIFKSFSRQLDQLTNISPALLNKIPEEVRDHVKMLLSVTPNVRPDADQITKIPFFDDVGAVTLQYFDSLFQRDNLQKSQFYKSLPKVLPKLPKRVVVYRILPSLTSEFVNPDMVPFVLPNVLLIAEECTKDEYVRFVLPDLTPVFKQQEPVQILLIFLQKMDLLLTKTPAEDIKNSVLPMVYRALEAPSVQIQELCLNIIPTFINLIDYPSIKNSLIPRIKSACLQTSSLAVRVNSLVCLGKILEYMDKWFVIDEILPFLQQIPSREPAVLMGILGIYKCTFSHKKLGIPKENLAAKTLPYLVSLSIDNNLNLNQFNSFMVVIREMLSRMEAEHKTKLEQLHIMQEQQRSLNISGTEKPSEETKSPPSSHQIDDIFGSTGLNGKENGSSAAPPQPNRMSLTLEEKQRLAKEQEQAAKLRSQQPLAPQSIKPTTSANSQAKDLTSSLLTNMASLNSMSLSNTPRAPMSQAPAAMSTFPSSSSMGPPVSNGFNPAMGFPAAAVGMSMRPPGSAVYGGGMASTTSTPNFGALAQNQGQMNMSALDSLFTSNKPKVSLNQMAPLGGTPWLGQFSPGQNAQPALQGAPSAAFGMQANPFFSPQNFSQTTAGANQSGLKHGTSANTDLKDLFG
- the scyl2 gene encoding SCY1-like protein 2 isoform X1; this translates as MESMLNKLKSTVTKVTADVTSAVMGNPVTREFEVGRHIASGGPGMCWRIYNGTKKSTKQEVAVFVFDKKMIDKYQKFDKDQILDSLKRGVQQLTRLRHPRLLTVQHPLEESRDCLAFCTEPVFASLSNVLGHWDNLPSPVPKDIKEYKLYDVETKYGLLQISEGLSFLHSGVKMVHGNLCPENIILNKSGSWKIMGFDFSISSSNPSDADPKYSCKEWEPNLPPLCLPNPEYLAPEYILSVSCDTASDMYSLGVVAHAIFNEGKPVFAVNKHDIFKSFSRQLDQLTNISPALLNKIPEEVRDHVKMLLSVTPNVRPDADQITKIPFFDDVGAVTLQYFDSLFQRDNLQKSQFYKSLPKVLPKLPKRVVVYRILPSLTSEFVNPDMVPFVLPNVLLIAEECTKDEYVRFVLPDLTPVFKQQEPVQASNMILLIFLQKMDLLLTKTPAEDIKNSVLPMVYRALEAPSVQIQELCLNIIPTFINLIDYPSIKNSLIPRIKSACLQTSSLAVRVNSLVCLGKILEYMDKWFVIDEILPFLQQIPSREPAVLMGILGIYKCTFSHKKLGIPKENLAAKTLPYLVSLSIDNNLNLNQFNSFMVVIREMLSRMEAEHKTKLEQLHIMQEQQRSLNISGTEKPSEETKSPPSSHQIDDIFGSTGLNGKENGSSAAPPQPNRMSLTLEEKQRLAKEQEQAAKLRSQQPLAPQSIKPTTSANSQAKDLTSSLLTNMASLNSMSLSNTPRAPMSQAPAAMSTFPSSSSMGPPVSNGFNPAMGFPAAAVGMSMRPPGSAVYGGGMASTTSTPNFGALAQNQGQMNMSALDSLFTSNKPKVSLNQMAPLGGTPWLGQFSPGQNAQPALQGAPSAAFGMQANPFFSPQNFSQTTAGANQSGLKHGTSANTDLKDLFG